A region of Micromonospora sp. WMMD882 DNA encodes the following proteins:
- a CDS encoding TM2 domain-containing protein codes for MGQCSPLVVSSAPTRCGQQRSGSLGCRLMTYPAYQHPGGVSDKSKVVAGILQIVLGGFGVGRFYMGDTKTGVIQLVVTLVTCGIGSLWGFVDGILILINGGVDGQGRPLRD; via the coding sequence TTGGGACAGTGTTCGCCCCTTGTCGTCTCATCGGCCCCGACTCGGTGCGGACAGCAGCGAAGTGGATCATTAGGGTGTCGCCTCATGACCTACCCTGCGTACCAGCACCCCGGCGGCGTCTCCGACAAGAGCAAGGTCGTCGCCGGCATCCTCCAGATCGTGCTCGGCGGTTTCGGCGTCGGCCGGTTCTACATGGGCGACACGAAGACCGGCGTGATCCAGCTCGTGGTGACCCTGGTCACCTGCGGCATCGGCAGCCTCTGGGGGTTCGTCGACGGCATCCTGATCCTGATCAACGGTGGCGTCGACGGCCAGGGCCGACCGCTGCGCGACTGA
- a CDS encoding AAA family ATPase — protein sequence MAGNGDRAETWTSELREQQATLGADLGPADPAAYTMRKPIPEPMPTDRHGPARIIAMANQKGGVGKTTTTINLGAALAEYGRKVLLVDFDPQGALSVGLGVNPHNLDLSVYNLLMQDDVTAEDVLIKTDVAGLHLLPANIDLSAAEIQLVNEVAREMALARVLRSIRKEYDYILIDCQPSLGLLAINALTVAHGVLIPLECEFFSLRGVALLLDTIDKVRERLNFDLELEGILATMYDSRTTHCRQVLQRVVEAFGDKVYQTVITKTVKFPESTVAGAPITTLDPASSGARNYRQLAREVIAAQAER from the coding sequence ATGGCTGGCAACGGTGACCGTGCCGAGACGTGGACGTCGGAGCTCCGTGAGCAGCAGGCCACGCTCGGCGCGGACCTCGGTCCGGCCGACCCGGCCGCCTACACGATGCGCAAGCCCATCCCCGAGCCGATGCCCACCGACCGGCACGGCCCGGCCCGGATCATCGCGATGGCCAACCAGAAGGGCGGCGTCGGGAAGACCACCACCACCATCAACCTCGGCGCGGCCCTGGCCGAGTACGGCCGCAAGGTGCTGCTCGTCGACTTCGACCCGCAGGGCGCGCTCTCGGTGGGGCTGGGGGTCAACCCACACAACCTGGACCTGTCCGTCTACAACCTGCTCATGCAGGACGACGTCACCGCCGAGGACGTCCTGATCAAGACGGACGTCGCGGGCCTGCACCTGCTGCCGGCCAACATCGACCTCTCCGCCGCCGAGATCCAGCTCGTCAACGAGGTCGCCCGGGAGATGGCGCTCGCGCGGGTGCTCAGGAGCATCCGCAAGGAGTACGACTACATCCTCATCGACTGCCAGCCGTCGCTGGGCCTGCTCGCCATCAACGCGCTGACCGTCGCGCACGGCGTGCTGATCCCGCTGGAGTGCGAGTTCTTCAGCCTGCGGGGCGTGGCGCTGCTGCTGGACACCATCGACAAGGTGCGCGAACGGCTCAACTTCGACCTGGAGCTGGAAGGCATCCTCGCCACCATGTACGACAGTCGCACCACGCACTGCCGGCAGGTGCTCCAGCGGGTCGTCGAGGCGTTCGGCGACAAGGTCTACCAGACCGTCATCACCAAGACGGTCAAGTTCCCGGAGTCGACGGTGGCCGGCGCGCCGATCACCACCCTCGACCCGGCCTCCTCGGGGGCGCGCAACTACCGGCAGCTCGCCCGCGAGGTGATCGCCGCGCAGGCGGAGCGGTAA
- a CDS encoding site-specific tyrosine recombinase XerD: MPVYPAPTPAAPPAAAPALRRVVRGYLDHLTVERGLSANTLGSYRRDLERYLETLAATGVTDLATVGPAQVEAHLAALRAGDDGRPPLAVSSAARAASAVRGLHRFALREGLVGADASRDVRPPTPPRRLPRALPVEDVTRLLDTAGSARAAGDGAPLALRDRALLEFLYGTGARISEAVGAAVDDVDPAEGTALLRGKGGRSRLVPIGGYATEALRAYLVRARPGLVAAGRGTPAVFVNARGGALSRQGAWTILRRAAERAGLPVDGPDAVSPHTLRHSYATHLLDGGADVRVVQELLGHASVTTTQVYTLVTVERLREVWATAHPRAHG, from the coding sequence GTGCCGGTCTACCCGGCTCCGACGCCCGCCGCGCCCCCGGCCGCCGCGCCGGCGCTGCGTCGGGTCGTGCGCGGCTACCTGGACCACCTCACCGTCGAGCGGGGCCTGTCCGCCAACACCCTCGGGTCGTACCGCCGGGACCTGGAGCGGTACCTGGAGACGCTGGCCGCGACCGGCGTGACCGACCTGGCCACGGTCGGTCCGGCGCAGGTGGAGGCGCACCTGGCCGCGTTGCGCGCCGGCGACGACGGGCGCCCCCCGCTGGCCGTGTCGTCGGCCGCCCGCGCCGCCAGCGCCGTACGTGGCCTGCACCGGTTCGCGCTGCGGGAGGGGCTGGTCGGCGCGGACGCCAGCCGGGACGTCCGACCACCGACCCCGCCGCGCCGGCTGCCCCGGGCACTGCCCGTCGAGGACGTCACCCGGCTGCTGGACACCGCCGGGTCGGCGCGCGCGGCCGGCGACGGCGCGCCGTTGGCGCTGCGGGACCGGGCGCTGCTGGAGTTCCTGTACGGCACCGGCGCGCGGATCTCCGAGGCGGTCGGCGCGGCCGTCGACGACGTGGACCCGGCGGAGGGGACCGCGTTGCTGCGCGGCAAGGGCGGCCGCTCCCGCCTCGTCCCGATCGGCGGGTACGCCACCGAGGCGTTGCGCGCGTACCTGGTGCGGGCCCGCCCCGGACTGGTCGCCGCCGGCCGGGGCACCCCGGCGGTGTTCGTCAACGCCCGGGGCGGCGCGCTCTCCCGGCAGGGCGCCTGGACGATCCTGCGGCGCGCCGCCGAACGGGCCGGCCTGCCGGTGGACGGGCCGGACGCCGTCTCCCCGCACACCCTGCGCCACTCGTACGCCACCCACCTGCTCGACGGCGGCGCGGACGTGCGGGTGGTGCAGGAGCTGCTGGGTCACGCGTCGGTGACCACCACCCAGGTCTACACACTGGTCACCGTGGAGCGGTTGCGGGAGGTGTGGGCCACCGCCCACCCCCGGGCCCACGGCTGA
- a CDS encoding NUDIX hydrolase, which yields MTGARYELRGRTERFAGRIFQVFSDEVAMPDGGTAVRDVVRHVGAVAVVALDDAGRVVLVRQYRHAVGDYLWELPAGLMDVHGEDLAGAALRELAEETDLTAARVDVLVDLHSSPGFSSERVRVFLARDLAEVPTDQRHDRHDEEADMQVTRVDLDEAVARALAGEITNAACVAGLLAAVRARDAGWAPLRPVDAPLPR from the coding sequence GTGACCGGGGCCCGGTACGAGCTGCGCGGCCGGACCGAACGGTTCGCCGGGCGGATCTTCCAGGTGTTCAGCGACGAGGTGGCGATGCCGGACGGCGGCACCGCCGTCCGGGACGTGGTCCGGCATGTCGGCGCGGTGGCCGTGGTGGCCCTGGACGACGCCGGCCGGGTGGTGCTGGTCCGGCAGTACCGGCACGCGGTCGGTGACTACCTCTGGGAGCTGCCGGCCGGGCTGATGGACGTCCACGGCGAGGACCTCGCCGGGGCGGCGCTGCGCGAGCTGGCCGAGGAGACCGACCTGACGGCCGCCCGGGTGGACGTGCTCGTGGACCTGCACAGCTCGCCCGGTTTCTCCAGCGAGCGGGTCCGGGTGTTCCTCGCCCGTGACCTGGCCGAGGTGCCGACGGACCAGCGGCACGACCGGCACGACGAGGAGGCCGACATGCAGGTGACGCGGGTGGACCTGGACGAGGCGGTGGCCCGGGCGTTGGCCGGTGAGATCACCAACGCCGCCTGCGTGGCCGGGCTGCTCGCCGCGGTCCGCGCCCGGGACGCCGGTTGGGCGCCGCTGCGCCCGGTCGACGCGCCGCTGCCCCGCTGA
- a CDS encoding ScpA family protein codes for MTAPPLDPTAPAPADPAVPDGPVDGVVEGSGFTVRLANFTGPFDLLLQLIGKHKLDVTEVALHQVTDEFIAYIRAMGDEWDLDEASEFLLIAATLLDLKAARLLPAADVEDEEDLALLEARDLLFARLLQYRAYKEAAAHIATLEAEGGRRYPRAVTLEPRYAQALPDLVLGVGPERLLRLAVKAMTPKPPPVVSIDHVHLVRVSVREHAGILADRLRRAGTATFALLCADCEVTLEVVARFLALLELYREGLVGFTQEQALGELTVRWTGPADGAAELRVDEYAGAPSPTDAAARPTIVPPEPEPEPEPEPEPEPEPEAVDAAAGTTTQEGPG; via the coding sequence GTGACCGCGCCGCCCCTCGACCCCACCGCGCCCGCGCCGGCCGACCCGGCCGTGCCCGACGGTCCGGTCGACGGCGTGGTCGAGGGCTCGGGCTTCACCGTCCGGTTGGCGAACTTCACCGGCCCGTTCGACCTGCTGCTGCAACTGATCGGCAAGCACAAGCTCGACGTGACCGAGGTGGCGTTGCACCAGGTCACCGACGAGTTCATCGCGTACATCCGGGCGATGGGCGACGAGTGGGACCTGGACGAGGCCAGCGAGTTCCTGCTGATCGCGGCGACCCTGCTCGACCTGAAGGCGGCCCGGCTGCTGCCCGCCGCCGACGTCGAGGACGAGGAGGACCTGGCCCTGCTGGAGGCCCGGGACCTGCTCTTCGCCCGGCTGTTGCAGTACAGGGCGTACAAGGAGGCGGCGGCGCACATCGCGACGTTGGAGGCCGAGGGCGGCCGACGCTACCCGCGTGCGGTGACCCTGGAACCCCGGTACGCCCAGGCGCTGCCGGACCTGGTGCTCGGCGTCGGCCCGGAGCGCCTGCTCAGACTGGCGGTGAAGGCGATGACGCCGAAGCCGCCGCCGGTCGTCTCCATCGACCACGTGCACCTGGTGCGGGTCAGCGTCCGCGAGCACGCCGGCATCCTGGCCGACCGGCTGCGTCGGGCCGGCACCGCCACCTTCGCCCTGCTCTGCGCCGACTGCGAGGTCACCCTGGAGGTGGTGGCCCGGTTCCTGGCCCTGCTGGAGCTGTACCGGGAGGGGCTGGTCGGTTTCACCCAGGAGCAGGCGCTCGGTGAGCTGACCGTACGCTGGACCGGGCCGGCCGACGGGGCCGCCGAGCTGCGGGTCGACGAGTACGCCGGCGCGCCGTCCCCGACCGACGCCGCCGCCCGACCGACCATCGTCCCGCCGGAGCCGGAGCCGGAGCCGGAGCCGGAGCCGGAGCCGGAGCCGGAGCCGGAGGCCGTCGACGCCGCTGCCGGGACGACGACCCAGGAGGGGCCGGGATGA
- the ald gene encoding alanine dehydrogenase, with the protein MKVGIPREVKNHEYRVAITPAGVNEFTRHGHQVLVESGAGAGVGITDEEFAAAGAKILATADEVWDTAELVLKVKEPIAEEYPRMREGQVLFTYLHLAASRACTEALLERKVTGIAYETVELPDRSLPLLAPMSEVAGRLAPQVGAYHLQRQGGGRGILMGGVSGVYAAKTVVIGAGVSGMNAAAIALGLQAEVLLLDKNVGRLRQADAIYRGHLQTVASNAYEIERAVLDADLVIGAVLVPGAKAPTLISNELVSRMKPGSVLVDISIDQGGCFEDSRPTTHAEPTYQVHDSIFYCVANMPGAVPHTSTYALTNVTLPYALELANQGWREALRQDPALALGLNTHAGRVTYGPVADAHGLSALPLAEVLG; encoded by the coding sequence GTGAAGGTCGGTATCCCGCGCGAGGTCAAGAACCACGAGTACCGGGTGGCGATCACGCCGGCGGGCGTGAACGAGTTCACCCGCCACGGTCACCAGGTCCTCGTCGAGTCCGGGGCCGGCGCCGGGGTCGGCATCACCGACGAGGAGTTCGCCGCCGCCGGCGCGAAGATCCTGGCCACCGCCGACGAGGTGTGGGACACCGCCGAGCTGGTGCTCAAGGTCAAGGAGCCGATCGCCGAGGAGTACCCCCGCATGCGCGAGGGGCAGGTGCTCTTCACCTACCTGCACCTGGCCGCCTCCCGGGCGTGCACCGAGGCGCTGCTGGAGCGGAAGGTCACCGGCATCGCGTACGAGACGGTCGAGCTGCCGGACCGTTCGCTGCCCCTGCTCGCCCCGATGTCCGAGGTGGCCGGCCGGCTCGCCCCGCAGGTGGGGGCGTACCACCTGCAACGGCAGGGCGGCGGGCGCGGCATCCTGATGGGCGGCGTCTCCGGCGTGTACGCCGCCAAGACCGTCGTCATCGGGGCGGGCGTGTCCGGCATGAACGCCGCCGCGATCGCGCTCGGCCTGCAGGCCGAGGTGCTGCTGCTGGACAAGAACGTCGGGCGGCTGCGCCAGGCCGACGCCATCTACCGGGGGCACCTCCAGACGGTCGCGTCCAACGCGTACGAGATCGAACGGGCCGTGCTCGACGCGGACCTGGTCATCGGGGCGGTGCTGGTGCCCGGCGCGAAGGCCCCGACGCTGATCTCCAACGAGCTGGTCTCCCGGATGAAGCCGGGCAGCGTGCTGGTCGACATCTCCATCGACCAGGGCGGCTGCTTCGAGGACTCCCGTCCCACCACGCACGCCGAGCCGACCTACCAGGTGCACGACTCGATCTTCTACTGCGTGGCGAACATGCCCGGCGCGGTCCCGCACACCAGCACGTACGCGCTGACCAACGTGACCCTGCCGTACGCCCTCGAACTGGCCAACCAGGGCTGGCGGGAGGCGCTGCGCCAGGACCCGGCGCTGGCGCTGGGCCTCAACACCCACGCGGGTCGGGTGACGTACGGCCCGGTCGCCGACGCGCACGGGCTGAGCGCGCTGCCGCTGGCCGAGGTCCTCGGCTGA
- a CDS encoding CTP synthase: MAPSARTTRHIFVTGGVASSLGKGLTASSLGNLLTARGLRVVMQKLDPYLNVDPGTMNPFQHGEVFVTEDGAETDLDVGHYERFLDQALSGKANVTTGQIYSDVIAKERRGEYLGDTVQVIPHITNEIKSRILAMADPDADGNVPDVVITEVGGTVGDIESLPFLEAIRQVRHDLGRDNCFYLHVSLVPYLAPSGELKTKPTQHSVAQLRNIGIQPDALVCRSDRDIPDKLKHKLSLYCDVDREAVTAAPDAPSIYDIPKVLHREGLDAYVVRRLGLSFRDVDWSAWDDLLERVHHPRHTVTVAVVGKYVDLPDAYLSVSEAIRAAGFHHRARVKLRWVPSDDCVTPAGAAAALAGVDGIVIPGGFGVRGIEGKIGTARYARENAVPLLGLCLGLQCMAIEVARHLGDLAGANSLEFDEEAAHPVIATMADQEDIVAGKGDLGGTMRLGAYPATLTEGSIVAEAYGSTEVSERHRHRYEVNNAYRDALTKAGLHVSGTSPDGRLVEFVELDRELHPFFVATQAHPELKSRPTRPHPLFAAFVRAAVDYSEADRLPVELGEVAGQPTTPGGAGSGSAGRSGGSTSHDGVTADAADPATASAS; encoded by the coding sequence TTGGCCCCATCAGCACGGACGACCAGGCACATCTTCGTCACCGGGGGCGTCGCCTCCTCGCTGGGTAAGGGGCTCACCGCCTCCAGCCTCGGCAACCTGCTCACCGCCCGCGGGCTGCGGGTGGTGATGCAGAAGCTCGACCCGTACCTCAACGTCGATCCGGGGACGATGAACCCGTTCCAGCACGGCGAGGTGTTCGTCACCGAGGACGGCGCGGAGACCGACCTGGACGTCGGCCACTACGAGCGGTTCCTCGACCAGGCGCTGTCGGGCAAGGCGAACGTCACCACCGGCCAGATCTACTCGGACGTCATCGCCAAGGAGCGGCGCGGCGAGTACCTCGGCGACACGGTCCAGGTGATCCCGCACATCACCAACGAGATCAAGTCGCGCATCCTGGCGATGGCCGACCCGGACGCCGACGGCAACGTCCCGGACGTGGTGATCACCGAGGTCGGCGGCACGGTCGGCGACATCGAGTCGCTGCCGTTCCTGGAGGCGATCCGCCAGGTCCGCCACGACCTGGGCCGGGACAACTGCTTCTACCTGCACGTCTCGCTGGTGCCGTACCTGGCCCCGTCGGGCGAGCTGAAGACCAAGCCGACCCAGCACTCGGTGGCCCAACTGCGTAACATCGGCATCCAGCCGGACGCGCTGGTCTGCCGCTCCGACCGGGACATCCCGGACAAGCTCAAGCACAAGCTTTCGCTCTACTGCGACGTGGACCGGGAGGCCGTCACCGCCGCCCCGGACGCCCCGAGCATCTACGACATCCCCAAGGTGCTGCACCGGGAGGGCCTCGACGCGTACGTGGTGCGCCGGCTCGGCCTCTCCTTCCGGGACGTCGACTGGTCGGCCTGGGACGACCTGCTGGAGCGGGTGCACCACCCCCGGCACACGGTGACCGTGGCGGTGGTCGGCAAGTACGTCGACCTGCCCGACGCGTACCTGTCGGTCAGCGAGGCGATCCGGGCGGCCGGCTTCCACCACCGGGCCCGGGTGAAGCTGCGCTGGGTGCCCAGCGACGACTGTGTCACCCCGGCGGGCGCGGCGGCGGCCCTGGCCGGCGTGGACGGCATCGTCATCCCCGGCGGGTTCGGGGTGCGCGGCATCGAGGGCAAGATCGGCACCGCCCGGTACGCCCGCGAGAACGCCGTCCCGCTGCTCGGCCTCTGCCTCGGACTCCAGTGCATGGCCATCGAGGTGGCCCGCCACCTCGGCGACCTGGCCGGCGCGAACTCGCTGGAGTTCGACGAGGAGGCCGCGCACCCGGTGATCGCCACCATGGCCGACCAGGAGGACATCGTCGCCGGCAAGGGCGACCTGGGCGGCACGATGCGGCTGGGCGCGTACCCGGCGACGCTCACCGAAGGCTCGATCGTGGCCGAGGCGTACGGCAGCACCGAGGTCAGCGAGCGGCACCGCCACCGGTACGAGGTGAACAACGCCTACCGGGACGCCCTCACCAAGGCCGGTCTGCACGTCTCCGGCACCTCCCCGGACGGTCGGCTGGTCGAGTTCGTCGAGCTGGACCGCGAGCTGCACCCGTTCTTCGTGGCCACCCAGGCGCACCCGGAGCTGAAGAGCCGGCCGACCCGCCCGCATCCGCTCTTCGCCGCGTTCGTCCGGGCCGCGGTCGACTACTCCGAGGCCGACCGGCTGCCGGTCGAGCTGGGTGAGGTCGCGGGGCAGCCGACCACCCCGGGCGGGGCCGGGTCGGGGTCCGCCGGCCGCTCCGGCGGGTCGACCTCCCACGACGGCGTCACCGCCGACGCCGCCGACCCCGCGACGGCATCGGCGTCGTGA